Proteins co-encoded in one Candidatus Krumholzibacteriota bacterium genomic window:
- a CDS encoding polysaccharide deacetylase family protein produces MVPALLTAVMLAVLFLILLCRRRAGFPAGAPRVLAYHKIARFEFGGTWMTPARFRGQIAGLIDDGFRFIDEATYLDRLRGNPRPDKKEILLTFDDGYRDVLDAAPVLADLGVPALVFLVSDYVGRENRWELSLPGRRSRHLDWGEIEALASAGFFFGSHGRTHRDLTRLGPASLRDETAGSKRAIEDRLRRPVRTFSYPYGRVDERVQAATEEAGYEAAFTLYPRRGLLADRWLLRREGVWIVDTLGTIRAKLGGGLPAVLEDCKGRAINAVAVLTPLVKGDGRRNGRD; encoded by the coding sequence ATGGTGCCGGCTCTCCTGACCGCCGTAATGCTCGCCGTTCTTTTCCTGATCCTCCTGTGCCGCCGCCGGGCGGGGTTCCCGGCGGGCGCGCCGCGGGTCCTCGCCTACCACAAGATCGCCCGTTTCGAGTTCGGCGGAACGTGGATGACGCCGGCCCGGTTCCGCGGCCAGATCGCCGGCCTCATCGACGACGGATTCCGCTTCATCGACGAGGCGACCTATCTCGACCGCCTCCGGGGCAACCCGCGCCCGGACAAGAAGGAGATCCTCCTCACCTTCGACGACGGGTATCGCGACGTCCTCGACGCGGCGCCCGTTCTCGCCGATCTCGGCGTGCCGGCGCTCGTCTTCCTCGTCAGCGACTACGTCGGGCGGGAGAATCGCTGGGAGCTGTCCCTGCCCGGACGGCGCTCGAGGCATCTCGACTGGGGTGAGATCGAGGCGCTCGCGTCGGCGGGTTTCTTTTTCGGCTCCCACGGACGCACGCATCGCGATCTCACGCGCCTGGGGCCGGCGTCGCTCCGCGACGAGACAGCCGGTTCGAAACGGGCGATCGAGGATCGTCTCCGCCGGCCGGTCCGGACCTTCTCCTATCCCTACGGGCGCGTCGACGAACGGGTGCAAGCCGCGACGGAGGAGGCGGGGTACGAGGCGGCCTTCACCCTCTACCCGCGGCGCGGCCTGCTGGCCGACCGTTGGCTGCTGCGGCGCGAGGGGGTGTGGATCGTCGATACGCTCGGCACGATCCGGGCGAAGCTCGGCGGGGGATTGCCCGCCGTGCTCGAGGACTGCAAGGGGAGGGCGATCAACGCCGTCGCCGTCCTGACGCCGCTCGTCAAGGGCGACGGTCGGCGGAACGGTCGCGACTGA
- the asnS gene encoding asparagine--tRNA ligase gives MQKTEIARIGESVGREVTLSGWVYNMRSSGKIMFIVLRDGTGLIQCIAEKSSLGGELFEEAGRLTQESSIEVTGEVREDSRAPGGYELGISALRIIQVAEKYPITPKEHGMNFLMDNRHLWLRSARQHAILTIRAGLVRFIREFFDNRGFVNCDTPVFTPNACEGTTTLFETDYFGDKAYLTQSGQLYNEATAAAFRKVYCFGPTFRAEKSKTRRHLIEFWMVEPEVAFADLDDIMQLGEDFIVEIVGRSLETYRSLIVDVLERDPAPLERVQPPFPRVSYDEAAAILAEEETGFEYGSDFGGNDETVLATRHDRPVFVHRFPSAIKAFYMEPDPENPALSLSVDLLAPEGYGEIIGGGQRIHDLALLEKRLAEHDLPAKAFEWYLDLRRYGAFPHAGFGLGVERTLAWICGIGHVRETIPFPRLLNRLSP, from the coding sequence ATGCAGAAGACGGAGATAGCCCGGATCGGCGAGTCGGTCGGGCGCGAGGTGACCCTCAGCGGCTGGGTGTACAACATGCGCTCGAGCGGCAAGATCATGTTCATCGTGCTCCGGGACGGGACGGGCCTGATCCAGTGCATCGCGGAGAAATCCTCCCTCGGCGGGGAGCTCTTCGAGGAGGCCGGCCGTCTGACGCAGGAATCGTCGATCGAGGTGACGGGCGAGGTCCGCGAGGATTCGCGGGCGCCGGGCGGGTACGAGCTCGGCATCTCGGCGCTGCGCATCATCCAGGTGGCGGAGAAGTATCCGATCACCCCGAAAGAGCACGGGATGAACTTCCTGATGGACAACCGCCATCTCTGGCTCCGCTCCGCCCGCCAGCACGCGATCCTGACGATCCGGGCGGGACTCGTCCGGTTCATCCGCGAGTTCTTCGACAACCGCGGCTTCGTCAACTGCGACACGCCGGTCTTCACGCCGAACGCCTGCGAGGGGACGACCACACTCTTCGAGACGGACTATTTCGGGGACAAGGCGTACCTCACCCAGAGCGGGCAGCTCTACAACGAGGCGACGGCGGCCGCGTTCCGCAAGGTCTACTGCTTCGGGCCCACCTTCCGGGCCGAGAAATCGAAGACGCGCCGCCACCTCATCGAGTTCTGGATGGTCGAGCCCGAGGTGGCCTTCGCCGACCTCGACGACATCATGCAGCTCGGCGAGGATTTCATCGTGGAGATCGTCGGCCGCAGCCTCGAGACCTATCGCTCCCTGATCGTCGACGTCCTCGAGCGCGATCCGGCCCCCCTCGAGCGCGTCCAGCCGCCCTTCCCGCGCGTGTCGTACGACGAGGCGGCGGCGATCCTCGCCGAAGAGGAGACCGGCTTCGAGTACGGGAGCGATTTCGGCGGGAACGACGAGACGGTCCTGGCGACGCGCCACGACCGGCCCGTCTTCGTGCACCGGTTCCCCTCGGCGATCAAGGCCTTCTACATGGAACCCGACCCGGAGAATCCCGCCCTCAGTCTCTCCGTCGACCTTCTCGCCCCAGAGGGGTATGGGGAGATCATCGGCGGCGGGCAGCGCATCCACGACCTCGCGCTTCTCGAGAAGCGCCTCGCCGAGCACGACCTGCCGGCGAAGGCCTTCGAGTGGTACCTCGACCTGCGCCGCTACGGCGCCTTTCCCCACGCCGGCTTCGGCCTGGGCGTCGAGCGGACCCTCGCCTGGATCTGCGGCATCGGCCACGTCCGCGAGACGATCCCCTTCCCGCGCCTGCTCAACCGGCTCTCGCCCTGA
- the dut gene encoding dUTP diphosphatase, with protein MTGARNEIEVVIRYLPHHAGLPPIARMTGGSSGYDINAACDGPIEIEPGRAALVAGGFELAVPPGFEAQVRPRSGLALKHRVGILNAPGTIDSDYRGEIGVILFNFGEETFVVDRGDRIAQLVFCSLPPVRLLERRELDETVRGPGGFGHTG; from the coding sequence ATGACGGGTGCGCGGAACGAGATCGAGGTCGTCATCCGGTACCTGCCGCACCATGCCGGGCTGCCGCCGATCGCGCGCATGACCGGCGGATCGAGCGGGTACGACATCAACGCTGCCTGCGACGGGCCGATCGAGATCGAGCCGGGCCGGGCGGCGCTCGTCGCCGGCGGGTTCGAACTCGCCGTGCCGCCCGGGTTCGAGGCGCAGGTCCGGCCGAGAAGCGGTCTCGCCCTGAAGCACCGCGTCGGGATCCTGAACGCCCCGGGGACGATCGACAGCGACTACCGGGGCGAGATCGGGGTCATCCTCTTCAATTTCGGCGAGGAGACCTTCGTCGTCGACCGCGGCGATCGCATCGCCCAGCTCGTGTTCTGCAGCCTGCCGCCGGTGCGCCTCCTCGAGCGCCGGGAGCTCGACGAGACGGTCCGCGGACCGGGAGGATTCGGCCACACGGGCTGA
- a CDS encoding DUF4388 domain-containing protein: protein MALEGNVKDFGLSEIFQLISLQKKSGMLSVTGEENMVIFFRDGFIISTRDRRSRGRDPLKDYLMRYGFLGRDEMNQLQQIQAETKLDLVELLLTEKYFSEDELATIWRDQIQESVTEVLSWPKSYYKFIIGRQVLQGIRSFDDDIKVEGVLMECMRRIDEFPEMRKIFSSEEMILGRLPLPTEDPPSLDRNEEIVYELLERGRTLGDLVSKARMARFCTYESLKQLLEKELLEITREAAPTGTAPVAERPRMKEPGPGRKQRRVLPTIAAAAALAACFVVGEYLAPRLLPPGWTARSRVVRAPIEKRLDEAAIRAGLEEYAATRGSYPITLDVLAARRILPAGVIERAGRDGLRYRPARGGAGYELSRDRSADRRP from the coding sequence ATGGCCCTGGAAGGAAACGTCAAGGATTTCGGCCTCAGCGAGATATTCCAGCTGATCTCGCTGCAGAAGAAGTCCGGCATGCTCTCCGTGACCGGCGAGGAGAACATGGTCATCTTCTTTCGGGACGGCTTCATCATCTCGACCCGCGACCGCCGGAGCCGCGGCCGCGATCCGCTGAAGGACTATCTCATGCGGTACGGGTTCCTCGGACGAGACGAGATGAACCAGCTGCAGCAGATACAGGCGGAGACGAAGCTCGACCTCGTCGAGCTCCTCCTCACCGAGAAGTACTTCTCCGAGGACGAGCTCGCCACGATCTGGCGGGACCAGATACAGGAATCGGTGACCGAGGTCCTCAGCTGGCCGAAGAGCTACTACAAGTTCATCATCGGCCGGCAGGTCCTGCAGGGGATCAGGAGTTTCGACGACGACATCAAGGTCGAGGGCGTCCTGATGGAGTGCATGCGGCGCATCGACGAGTTCCCCGAGATGCGGAAGATATTCTCCTCCGAGGAGATGATCCTCGGGCGGCTCCCGCTCCCCACGGAGGATCCTCCCTCGCTCGACCGGAACGAGGAGATCGTCTACGAGCTGCTCGAACGCGGGCGCACCCTCGGCGATCTCGTCTCGAAGGCCCGCATGGCGCGCTTCTGCACCTACGAGAGCCTCAAGCAGCTTCTCGAGAAGGAACTGCTCGAGATCACGCGGGAGGCGGCGCCGACCGGAACGGCGCCGGTCGCCGAACGACCGCGCATGAAGGAGCCCGGGCCCGGCAGGAAGCAAAGACGCGTTTTGCCGACGATCGCCGCGGCGGCGGCCCTCGCGGCCTGTTTCGTCGTGGGAGAATACCTCGCGCCCCGGCTCCTGCCGCCGGGTTGGACGGCCCGCTCGCGGGTCGTCCGCGCGCCGATCGAGAAGCGGCTGGACGAAGCGGCGATCCGCGCGGGTCTCGAGGAATACGCCGCGACGCGGGGCTCCTACCCGATCACCCTCGACGTCCTCGCCGCCCGTCGCATCCTGCCCGCCGGGGTCATCGAACGGGCCGGCCGGGACGGGCTGCGGTACCGGCCCGCCCGCGGCGGCGCCGGGTACGAGCTCAGTCGCGACCGTTCCGCCGACCGTCGCCCTTGA
- a CDS encoding insulinase family protein, whose translation MQRIPRPRAVALDSGATLLYQRNPGIPTVAAGVRFGRGSRDERPGEEGYSHLLEHMVFRGTKRRSALETALDLERIGGQWDAFTSREAVCFHARVLDEHFGEFADILGDLVLDPLFPEDAFRLERRVVQEEIRSVRDAPEEATHELFFDALFGDHPLGAPVAGTIGGIRRASRDRLVAFHRRRFTGGDALVGVVGNVPIGRVVETIEQSLAFRSSRRTRPVSLGRPPRRRRAGIIRGDWSQVQLVAGNRTVSTTHPDRPALVLLSWILGGGVSSRLFQAMREQAGLAYNVYAHTNFWRDTGAFGIACSVDPRNLGRSVDILRGELKRLVQDGVTADEMASARAQIKASVYIGVESAENLLFRLFSSYAYHGRYRSPAETVRAIERVGRGRVVEAAERYLSWDDLTIVTGGPVSLRPSGRPAGPVRGRRR comes from the coding sequence ATGCAGAGGATTCCCCGGCCACGTGCGGTCGCCCTCGATTCGGGGGCGACCCTCCTCTATCAGCGCAATCCCGGCATTCCCACGGTCGCCGCCGGGGTGCGCTTCGGGCGCGGCTCCCGGGACGAGCGTCCCGGCGAGGAAGGCTATTCCCACCTCCTCGAACACATGGTCTTCCGGGGCACGAAGCGCCGGAGCGCCCTCGAGACGGCGCTCGATCTCGAGCGGATCGGCGGGCAGTGGGACGCCTTCACCTCGCGTGAGGCGGTCTGTTTCCACGCGAGGGTGCTCGACGAGCATTTCGGCGAATTCGCGGACATCCTCGGCGATCTCGTTCTCGACCCCCTCTTTCCCGAGGACGCCTTCCGGCTCGAGCGCCGGGTCGTCCAGGAGGAGATACGGTCGGTCCGCGACGCGCCGGAGGAGGCGACGCACGAGCTCTTCTTCGACGCCCTCTTCGGCGACCATCCCCTCGGCGCGCCGGTCGCGGGAACGATCGGCGGGATACGCCGCGCCTCCCGCGACCGGCTCGTCGCCTTCCACCGCCGGCGTTTCACCGGCGGCGACGCCCTCGTCGGTGTCGTCGGGAACGTGCCCATCGGGCGGGTCGTCGAGACGATCGAGCAAAGCCTCGCCTTCCGTTCGAGCCGCAGAACGAGGCCCGTTTCCCTCGGACGGCCGCCGCGGCGCCGTCGGGCCGGCATCATCCGCGGCGACTGGTCGCAGGTACAGCTCGTCGCCGGCAACCGGACGGTCTCGACGACCCATCCGGACCGGCCCGCGCTCGTGCTCCTCTCGTGGATCCTCGGCGGCGGGGTGTCCTCGCGGCTCTTCCAGGCCATGCGCGAGCAGGCCGGGCTCGCCTACAACGTCTACGCCCACACGAATTTCTGGCGCGACACCGGCGCCTTCGGTATCGCATGCTCCGTCGATCCGCGCAACCTCGGCCGGTCGGTCGACATCCTCCGCGGCGAGTTGAAGCGCCTCGTGCAGGACGGCGTCACCGCCGACGAGATGGCGAGCGCGCGGGCGCAGATCAAGGCGTCGGTCTACATCGGCGTCGAGAGCGCGGAGAACCTGCTCTTCCGTCTCTTCAGCAGTTACGCCTATCACGGCCGCTACCGGTCGCCGGCGGAAACGGTGCGCGCCATCGAGCGCGTCGGCAGGGGGCGCGTGGTCGAGGCGGCGGAACGGTACCTCTCGTGGGACGATCTGACCATCGTCACCGGCGGCCCCGTGTCGCTGCGGCCGTCGGGCCGGCCTGCCGGCCCGGTCCGGGGGAGGCGTCGATGA
- a CDS encoding tetratricopeptide repeat protein, whose product MPLIAALCAAAVLAFCTSAAAGHLDLIQDENLEQYTATELSRGAPTLGVSSRALYREALEALEAGDRERAVGRLRLAADLSGDDADPLFTLARIEASRFDPAFLPHLVEAVRRLAGDFRSQSFLAANTLLVVAASFFGGLLVALVALLARSWPLVDHWFRERHPASIAVPPAGWIGGIALLGLLAMRLGLALYAAILFVVVWMAVSRRERFALAAAALVVAGISLVAGRAGPIAAGIDPASVTSRLALVNERGADERTLAAIESIRDDRFAAERAFAIGTLRYRAGEFEEAKKLLLEAVAAESGLAAAYLNLGNVYFCESDYDRALAGYQNALAIDSTNVLAHYNIGQAYIRMMLFAQSSDALERASEFGVEGYRATHASARIRNLTIYEAGFRASDLWRIAIREGEEIGGGALTAALRPWLLLPFDRLWIVLVAALLAAMTLRGRFPSAWRVFRCENCGRATCEICAGTNLGIALCPDCAGVVGGLSSVKVMEALLRHRRQKRASARSNAMRLARFFWPGAAAIIGGRTRSGILGAAVAIAALMLLAWRGPFFRDPRSIDVYTPIWMAALPAAILLFGWLAAARRRRPEEPRNYRILPPDVRVEADGREDTGRRPAESRPEAAAPEPLDAFLDSL is encoded by the coding sequence GTGCCGCTTATCGCCGCTCTCTGCGCGGCGGCCGTTCTTGCATTCTGCACCTCCGCCGCCGCCGGGCATCTCGATCTCATCCAGGACGAGAATCTCGAGCAATACACGGCAACCGAGCTGTCCCGGGGCGCGCCGACGCTCGGCGTGAGCTCCCGGGCCCTCTACCGGGAGGCGCTCGAGGCGCTCGAGGCGGGCGACCGGGAGCGGGCCGTCGGCAGGCTGCGTCTCGCCGCCGACCTGAGCGGGGACGACGCCGATCCCCTCTTCACCCTCGCCCGGATCGAGGCATCGCGGTTCGACCCCGCCTTCCTGCCCCATCTCGTCGAGGCCGTCCGCCGGCTCGCGGGGGATTTCCGTTCGCAGTCCTTCCTGGCGGCGAACACGCTCCTCGTCGTCGCCGCGTCCTTCTTCGGCGGGCTGCTCGTCGCGCTCGTCGCCCTGCTGGCCAGGTCGTGGCCGCTCGTCGATCACTGGTTCCGCGAGCGCCACCCCGCGTCGATCGCCGTGCCCCCCGCCGGATGGATCGGCGGCATCGCGCTGCTCGGGCTGCTCGCCATGCGGCTCGGCCTCGCCCTCTACGCCGCGATCCTCTTCGTCGTCGTCTGGATGGCCGTCTCGCGTCGCGAGCGGTTCGCGCTGGCCGCGGCCGCCCTGGTTGTCGCCGGCATCTCCCTGGTCGCGGGCCGGGCCGGCCCGATCGCCGCGGGGATCGATCCGGCGAGCGTGACGAGCCGCCTCGCCCTCGTCAACGAGCGCGGCGCCGACGAACGGACCCTGGCGGCGATCGAATCGATACGGGACGACCGGTTCGCCGCCGAGCGGGCGTTCGCGATCGGCACCCTCCGGTACCGCGCCGGCGAGTTCGAGGAGGCGAAAAAACTCCTCCTCGAGGCGGTGGCCGCCGAAAGCGGCCTGGCCGCGGCCTACCTGAACCTGGGCAACGTCTACTTCTGCGAGAGCGATTACGACCGCGCCCTCGCGGGCTACCAGAACGCCCTGGCGATCGATTCGACGAACGTCCTCGCGCACTACAACATCGGCCAGGCCTACATCCGGATGATGCTCTTCGCCCAGTCGAGCGACGCCCTCGAGCGGGCGAGCGAGTTCGGCGTCGAGGGATACCGGGCGACGCACGCGTCGGCCCGCATCAGGAACCTCACGATCTACGAGGCGGGATTCCGCGCGTCCGACCTCTGGCGGATCGCGATCCGCGAGGGCGAGGAGATCGGTGGCGGCGCCCTCACGGCGGCGCTGCGCCCCTGGCTGCTTCTGCCCTTCGACCGGCTGTGGATCGTGCTCGTGGCCGCGCTCCTGGCCGCGATGACCCTTCGCGGCCGGTTCCCCTCGGCGTGGCGCGTGTTCCGTTGCGAGAACTGCGGCCGCGCGACCTGCGAGATCTGCGCCGGCACGAACCTGGGGATCGCCCTCTGCCCCGATTGCGCCGGCGTCGTCGGGGGGCTCTCCTCCGTCAAGGTGATGGAAGCCCTCCTGCGCCACCGGCGCCAGAAGCGCGCGTCCGCCCGGTCGAACGCGATGCGCCTGGCCAGGTTCTTCTGGCCCGGGGCAGCCGCGATCATCGGCGGACGCACGCGGTCCGGCATCCTCGGCGCCGCCGTCGCGATCGCCGCCCTGATGCTGCTCGCGTGGCGGGGACCGTTCTTCCGCGATCCGCGTTCGATCGACGTCTACACGCCGATCTGGATGGCGGCCCTCCCCGCGGCGATCCTCCTTTTCGGCTGGCTCGCCGCGGCGCGGAGACGCCGGCCCGAGGAACCGCGCAACTACCGCATCCTGCCCCCCGACGTCCGCGTCGAGGCCGACGGCCGGGAGGATACCGGGCGGCGGCCCGCGGAGAGCAGACCCGAAGCGGCGGCGCCCGAACCGCTCGACGCGTTTCTCGATTCGCTGTAG